A genome region from Pseudanabaena sp. Chao 1811 includes the following:
- a CDS encoding ABC transporter ATP-binding protein, which produces MVEVLTNESQKQIIQSNAIVADGLSKVYRTGFWLNQKISSLQSLSLTISKGETFGVLGPNGAGKTTLLKILLGIVQPTSGTGEILGYPLGDRTAKQSIGYLPENAYYYDYLTGWELLDFIGSLFGVEPSLRRQRIADLLDLVGLSQSVARKKQLRQYSKGMVQRIGVAQALINDPEVVFLDEPMSGLDPVGRYQVREIILMLKKQGKTVFFNSHILSDVELICDRIGILNKGELVAKGTLNELLGTEQSYQVSGHGGTEAELQPWLQNLFFQGDTWHGQLAKDLPEFLTYLASIGAKAIAIDLARQTLEEFFIDQIKASRHKD; this is translated from the coding sequence ATGGTAGAAGTATTGACTAACGAATCCCAGAAACAAATTATTCAAAGCAATGCCATTGTGGCAGATGGTTTGAGCAAGGTTTATCGTACTGGTTTTTGGCTAAATCAAAAAATTAGTTCCCTACAGTCTTTGTCCCTCACCATTAGTAAAGGCGAGACCTTCGGCGTATTAGGCCCTAATGGTGCGGGAAAAACCACATTATTAAAAATCTTACTGGGCATTGTCCAGCCAACATCGGGAACTGGCGAGATCTTAGGATATCCCCTTGGCGATCGCACGGCTAAGCAATCAATCGGTTATTTACCTGAAAATGCCTACTACTATGACTATTTAACAGGCTGGGAACTGCTCGATTTTATTGGTAGCTTATTTGGCGTGGAGCCATCATTGCGTCGTCAAAGGATTGCAGATCTACTTGATCTTGTGGGTCTATCTCAATCAGTTGCCCGTAAAAAGCAGTTACGACAATATTCTAAGGGGATGGTGCAAAGAATCGGTGTTGCCCAAGCATTGATTAATGATCCTGAAGTGGTGTTTCTCGATGAGCCAATGTCTGGACTTGATCCCGTGGGGCGCTATCAGGTACGTGAAATTATTTTGATGCTGAAGAAACAGGGTAAAACTGTATTTTTTAACAGTCATATCTTGTCCGATGTGGAGCTGATCTGCGATCGCATCGGTATTCTCAATAAGGGTGAGCTAGTTGCTAAAGGGACTCTCAATGAGTTACTTGGTACGGAGCAGTCCTATCAGGTCAGTGGTCATGGTGGCACGGAGGCCGAATTACAACCTTGGTTACAAAATCTCTTTTTTCAGGGAGATACTTGGCATGGACAGTTAGCAAAGGATTTACCTGAATTTTTGACCTACCTTGCTAGTATTGGGGCAAAGGCGATCGCGATCGACTTAGCACGTCAAACCCTAGAAGAATTTTTTATTGATCAAATCAAAGCCTCTCGCCATAAAGACTAA
- a CDS encoding NAD(P)H-quinone oxidoreductase subunit N: MPLIATDKIVKDLEKAGALAMRVPPEGGYEGRYQLRLKNAGYEILFITARGLGDVNSYLTGVHGVRPSHLGKTEIRTYFIPPAIQFRLNALPPKSKGLVVWLIEGKYLSKEELETLSQIPDRDPRVKIVIETGSDRQVTWQPLKQAVAA; this comes from the coding sequence ATGCCATTGATTGCAACCGATAAGATTGTCAAAGACCTTGAAAAAGCAGGCGCTTTAGCAATGCGAGTCCCCCCTGAAGGTGGTTATGAAGGTCGCTACCAACTCCGCCTTAAAAATGCAGGCTATGAAATTCTCTTCATTACTGCCCGTGGTCTCGGAGATGTAAATAGCTACCTCACAGGTGTTCATGGTGTGCGTCCCTCTCACCTTGGCAAAACTGAAATTCGTACCTATTTTATTCCTCCCGCGATCCAGTTCCGTCTCAATGCTTTACCCCCCAAATCTAAGGGTTTAGTTGTGTGGCTGATTGAAGGAAAATATCTCTCTAAGGAAGAGCTAGAAACGCTCAGTCAAATTCCCGATCGCGATCCGCGTGTCAAAATCGTGATTGAAACGGGTAGCGATCGCCAAGTGACTTGGCAACCCCTCAAACAAGCAGTTGCTGCATAA
- a CDS encoding zinc finger domain-containing protein, with translation MRYYTFGNLPNGSGGDGDRWSGVRFWLTTLLIFWTLSTIGLGWLVNSFFILIGLLTFVPIIAFFGLQWWVKRSIVTADCPVCEASFTASRATQFQCPNCGEPLQEQQNKFVRITPPGTIDIDVQVVE, from the coding sequence ATGAGATACTACACATTTGGCAATCTGCCCAACGGATCGGGAGGAGATGGCGATCGCTGGTCAGGTGTGCGTTTTTGGCTCACAACTTTACTCATTTTCTGGACATTGAGTACGATTGGGCTAGGTTGGCTAGTTAACTCATTCTTTATCTTGATTGGGCTTCTTACTTTTGTCCCTATAATTGCCTTTTTCGGTTTGCAGTGGTGGGTAAAGCGCAGCATTGTGACAGCAGATTGTCCTGTGTGTGAGGCAAGCTTTACCGCCTCAAGAGCCACCCAATTTCAATGTCCTAACTGTGGTGAACCTTTACAAGAGCAACAAAATAAATTTGTGCGGATTACCCCCCCAGGGACGATTGATATTGATGTCCAAGTAGTTGAGTAA
- a CDS encoding ATP-binding protein encodes MAVDYKRFFKATDPSKTLLADSDEDKKYYIDFSTVRGGKVVEDLKDNISLFSDGQPTCQLFTGHIGCGKSTEILQLKQQLEAEGFHVVYFESSQDMEMGDVDLSDILLAIARRVIESLEAVKVKTEAKGFRAMLNGAVKILQTEIELSAEADVPGVGKIEASTNGEFSLSLGIGKLSAKTKDSPDMRSKLRGYMEPKTNGLLDLVNQEILIPAIADLKKLGKEGIVVIVDNLDRVDDSPKPWGRPQTEYLFVDRADQLRKLQCHVVYTMPLALRFSRDYGTLVAKFMTDPIVLPMVPVVRRDNTPHEEGIALLRQMILSRAFPDSPPAERLKAVGEVFDSIDTLDRLCFASGGHVRNIMRLLNDALRKQRGLPVTLDILEDTVRKRRNELVLSIDDDEWKLLRQVSATKKVVGDTGYQTLIRSMYVYEYQDEHGSWFEVNPVLATAQEFAKS; translated from the coding sequence ATGGCTGTAGATTATAAGAGATTCTTTAAGGCAACCGATCCGAGTAAAACCTTGCTAGCGGATAGCGACGAAGATAAGAAGTACTACATTGACTTCTCAACTGTTCGTGGTGGCAAAGTTGTTGAAGATTTGAAGGACAACATTTCACTATTCTCGGATGGACAACCTACCTGTCAACTATTTACAGGGCATATTGGTTGCGGTAAATCTACAGAAATATTGCAACTCAAGCAACAATTAGAAGCAGAAGGCTTTCATGTTGTGTACTTTGAATCAAGTCAAGACATGGAAATGGGGGATGTCGATCTGAGCGATATTCTGCTAGCGATCGCAAGACGTGTTATTGAGAGTCTTGAAGCAGTTAAGGTCAAGACCGAAGCTAAAGGATTTCGCGCAATGCTCAATGGGGCGGTAAAAATCTTGCAAACCGAGATTGAACTCTCTGCCGAAGCCGATGTCCCTGGGGTTGGCAAAATCGAAGCGAGTACCAATGGGGAATTTTCCCTATCCTTAGGCATTGGTAAACTCTCTGCCAAAACTAAAGATAGCCCCGATATGCGGAGCAAACTGCGGGGCTATATGGAGCCAAAAACCAATGGTCTGCTCGATTTAGTTAATCAAGAAATTTTAATACCTGCGATCGCCGATCTCAAGAAGCTAGGCAAAGAAGGTATTGTCGTCATTGTGGATAACCTTGATCGCGTTGATGACTCACCGAAGCCTTGGGGGAGACCACAAACTGAGTATTTATTTGTTGATCGTGCTGATCAACTCCGCAAATTGCAATGCCACGTAGTTTATACGATGCCCCTTGCCTTGCGATTCTCACGGGACTACGGCACACTTGTTGCCAAGTTTATGACCGATCCGATTGTTTTACCAATGGTTCCTGTGGTGCGTCGCGATAACACCCCCCATGAAGAGGGAATTGCACTGTTGCGACAAATGATTTTATCCCGAGCTTTTCCCGACAGCCCCCCCGCTGAGCGTTTGAAAGCTGTTGGCGAAGTCTTTGACAGCATCGATACATTGGATCGTTTATGTTTCGCCAGTGGTGGTCATGTGCGGAATATTATGCGGTTATTGAATGATGCGCTCCGCAAACAGCGGGGTTTACCTGTTACCCTTGACATCCTAGAAGATACAGTGCGGAAACGTCGTAATGAGCTAGTTCTCTCTATTGATGATGATGAATGGAAGTTGCTGCGACAGGTTAGCGCAACTAAGAAAGTTGTCGGTGATACTGGCTACCAAACTTTGATTAGAAGTATGTATGTTTATGAATATCAAGATGAGCATGGTTCTTGGTTTGAAGTAAATCCTGTGCTGGCTACTGCTCAAGAGTTTGCTAAATCTTAG
- a CDS encoding GMC oxidoreductase, which produces MIIDDNYYDVIIIGTGAGGGTLAYKLASTGKKILILERGDFMPLEEQNRSNIDIFQRDRYHAPEQWYDHTGEPFSPQTNYAIGGNTKIYGAALLRRREKDFEAVTHQAGISPEWCVKYDEFEPYYTEAENLYKVHGETNSDSTEPTHSADYPYPAVSHEPEIQKIYEAIANQGLHPSTIPLGLTRQEDDPTSDSEESCLVPALKSANVTLKTQAKVISLHTNPSGRSVKGVEAEVGGQSYLFLGDIVVLACGAINSAALLLRSANDSHPKGLANSSDQVGRNLMKSLFSSVVQLSTKPNNGSFQKSIYVNDFYWGDADFPYPMGHIQNSGGLLTDIIFAESPPVFSIVAKLMPNFGLKQLATHSIGWWAQTEDLPDSNNRVRLENNKIHIDYNPNNTEAHDRLIYRWTDVLKNIEKSLDGFRTGFLHPRAESPLQVVANQCGTCRFGDDPSTSVLDRNCRAHDLDNLYVVDGSFFPSNAAVSPALTIIANALRVGDRLIERLNTG; this is translated from the coding sequence ATGATTATTGATGACAATTATTACGATGTGATTATTATTGGAACTGGTGCAGGTGGTGGAACCCTTGCCTATAAACTCGCTTCCACAGGTAAAAAAATCCTGATTCTGGAACGTGGTGACTTCATGCCCCTCGAAGAACAGAATCGCAGCAATATCGATATCTTTCAGCGCGATCGCTATCATGCCCCTGAGCAATGGTATGACCACACAGGCGAGCCATTCTCACCGCAAACTAACTATGCGATCGGTGGGAATACCAAAATCTATGGTGCGGCTCTATTGCGGCGGCGCGAGAAGGACTTTGAAGCAGTCACTCATCAAGCGGGAATTTCCCCAGAATGGTGCGTGAAGTATGACGAATTTGAGCCTTACTACACCGAAGCCGAAAATCTCTACAAGGTGCATGGAGAGACAAATTCTGATAGCACTGAACCAACTCACAGCGCTGATTATCCCTATCCTGCGGTCAGCCATGAGCCTGAGATCCAGAAGATCTATGAGGCGATCGCTAATCAAGGTTTGCATCCCTCCACAATCCCCCTCGGTTTGACCCGTCAAGAGGATGACCCCACTAGCGACTCTGAAGAAAGTTGCCTCGTCCCTGCCTTGAAATCTGCCAATGTCACCTTGAAAACTCAAGCCAAAGTCATCAGTCTCCATACCAATCCATCGGGGCGATCGGTGAAGGGAGTAGAAGCAGAAGTCGGTGGACAGTCCTATCTCTTTTTAGGCGATATTGTCGTGCTTGCCTGTGGTGCGATCAATTCGGCGGCGTTGCTATTGCGATCGGCTAATGATTCCCATCCCAAAGGGCTTGCCAATAGCTCCGATCAGGTGGGACGGAATTTGATGAAAAGCCTGTTTTCATCGGTAGTCCAACTCAGTACTAAGCCCAATAATGGCTCTTTCCAAAAGTCGATTTATGTAAATGATTTCTATTGGGGTGATGCAGATTTTCCCTATCCAATGGGACATATTCAGAACTCTGGTGGACTACTCACCGACATCATTTTTGCGGAATCTCCTCCTGTATTTTCCATTGTTGCCAAGCTCATGCCCAACTTTGGATTGAAGCAGTTAGCCACCCATTCCATCGGCTGGTGGGCTCAAACGGAGGATTTGCCAGACTCCAATAATCGGGTGCGTCTTGAAAATAATAAAATCCATATCGATTACAATCCCAACAATACGGAAGCCCACGATCGCTTAATTTATCGCTGGACTGATGTGTTAAAAAATATCGAGAAGTCTCTAGATGGCTTCCGCACGGGATTCCTGCATCCCCGTGCCGAGTCGCCTTTGCAAGTGGTTGCCAATCAATGCGGAACCTGTCGCTTTGGTGACGATCCCTCAACTTCCGTTTTAGATCGCAATTGCCGCGCCCACGATCTCGATAATCTCTACGTTGTCGATGGCAGTTTCTTTCCATCTAATGCGGCGGTGAGTCCTGCTTTGACGATTATTGCTAATGCTTTGAGAGTAGGCGATCGGTTGATCGAGAGGTTGAATACAGGTTGA
- a CDS encoding IS256 family transposase produces MNIRKELLDELLQECKTPPDLFGEGGILKQLTTALVERALEAELSMHLGYGKHEPRPEGQTNSRNGYSQKKVQGDFGVAEIAVPRDRQGEFEPQMVKKGQSRLSGLDEKIIALYARGMSVRDIQAQLQEMDGVEVSPTLISNVTDAVIDEVKQWQNRPLEAVYPIVFLDCLVIKVRDNGRVINKSLYFALGVNMDGYKELLGMWISPNEGAKFWLSVLTEIHNRGVKDILIACVDGLTGFPNAIETVFPKTQVQLCIVHMVRNSVAFVPWQQRKQVCADLKAIYSAATESEAEFNLELFAEKWDKQYPSISKSWRSHWANIIPFFAFPTEIRRAIYTTNAIESMNSSLRKVIKSQQIFPSDDAAFKLVYLAMRNISKKWTMPIRDWKPALNRFAILFEDRLHV; encoded by the coding sequence ATGAATATACGCAAAGAATTGCTCGACGAATTGCTGCAAGAATGTAAAACACCACCTGACCTATTCGGAGAAGGAGGCATTCTGAAGCAACTGACGACCGCATTAGTGGAGCGAGCATTGGAAGCAGAACTATCCATGCATCTGGGCTACGGAAAACATGAACCAAGACCAGAAGGACAAACTAACAGTCGCAATGGCTATAGCCAGAAAAAAGTGCAAGGTGACTTTGGCGTAGCCGAAATCGCAGTCCCCCGAGATCGGCAAGGGGAGTTTGAACCGCAGATGGTGAAGAAAGGACAAAGTCGCTTGTCAGGACTAGATGAAAAGATCATTGCTCTCTACGCACGAGGTATGAGTGTCAGGGATATTCAAGCCCAGTTGCAAGAAATGGATGGTGTTGAAGTATCACCAACACTTATTTCCAATGTTACAGATGCAGTAATTGACGAGGTGAAGCAATGGCAAAACCGTCCCCTTGAAGCAGTCTATCCAATCGTCTTTCTGGACTGTCTAGTCATCAAAGTCCGAGACAATGGCAGAGTGATTAACAAATCCTTGTACTTTGCCTTGGGCGTGAATATGGACGGGTACAAGGAATTACTGGGTATGTGGATTTCTCCGAATGAAGGTGCGAAATTCTGGTTGTCAGTACTCACCGAAATTCACAACCGTGGGGTCAAAGATATTTTGATTGCCTGTGTCGATGGCTTGACTGGTTTCCCTAATGCGATTGAGACGGTATTTCCTAAAACTCAGGTGCAGTTATGCATTGTCCACATGGTCAGAAACTCGGTCGCTTTTGTACCTTGGCAACAACGCAAGCAAGTTTGTGCTGACCTCAAGGCTATTTATAGCGCGGCGACGGAATCGGAGGCTGAGTTTAATCTCGAACTCTTTGCTGAAAAGTGGGACAAGCAATATCCATCAATCTCCAAGTCTTGGCGCAGTCATTGGGCAAACATTATCCCCTTCTTTGCTTTCCCGACCGAGATTCGCAGGGCGATTTATACCACCAATGCGATTGAGTCGATGAACAGTAGTTTGCGGAAGGTGATTAAATCCCAACAGATTTTTCCCTCTGATGATGCTGCTTTCAAGCTCGTTTATTTAGCAATGCGGAATATCTCGAAGAAGTGGACGATGCCGATTCGTGATTGGAAACCTGCTCTTAATCGCTTTGCCATCCTCTTCGAGGATCGTCTCCACGTCTAG
- a CDS encoding dynamin family protein, whose amino-acid sequence MTLPTLFPQCQDLQSQVEAVLQLLQQEPTLRSQQDGSIVQASLRKAIAPTFEIVFAGAFSAGKSMLINALLERELLYSAEGHATGTECKIAFAKAGEERVVLTFLNEVEVSEQIQALSQLIGQVAPTNINQIDLLKQLQTKTLAVIEQEGGKSKSKRAKDADALNLLIEGFINNRDRISSVANSTYSMEQFGFDNLKKAADYARRGANSAVLKRVEYYCHHPLLQDGNVIIDTPGIDAPVKKDAALTFQKIENPDTSAVIFVLKTASTGELTSEETELSEKIQSNAGIRDRVFYVFNRIDETWMNSQLLQRLNQTISSQFRNSSRIYKTSGLLGFYGSQIKNTSLSDRFGLDTIFAESVKAMGGEEDTPQFVNEFNSYCLVSGKLDTEKFPIPYSVLQTSAKNEKYVRLLGSLGTGLIDQLIKDSGIEEFRNAITHYLTNEKRPLLFADLADDLQPICIALRQSYLDSWHKLESQPRDIAAIKLQELQKLGHDLKQIGDRLREHIAQELNDAVASNKNQSLEADYRRLKESMVRRLDELIGYFSVAEVHQRAQASHRRNSVVPVMGILAEGFYYLANELEDVLVENSQRIVENFFQNLIESIKKTEYYRELYRLLGNDGGIESRLEKLAITASDALVNEARTECDRYVRERPEFYAEGTNSIYQLRQTLQQACRGYDYQSMIEAEPAIRQLLKLDFELKVKDTIIRTFRQSINQTLSTHLLASVEKQSDAILQQYDHARDYLAQTLEREAQIKLDKNRSLQIAVEKNIAIYNEAVSGINQCLEALDLSRKNLPIISESDLLIPTVITDVIDAESFIVDEVSDSEV is encoded by the coding sequence ATGACTTTACCAACTCTTTTTCCACAATGCCAAGATTTACAGTCACAGGTTGAGGCGGTTTTACAGCTTTTACAACAGGAGCCAACTCTGCGATCGCAACAGGATGGAAGTATTGTGCAGGCTTCTCTTAGGAAAGCGATCGCACCTACTTTTGAGATTGTGTTTGCAGGGGCTTTTAGTGCAGGTAAATCGATGTTGATTAACGCACTATTAGAACGGGAATTGCTGTATAGCGCTGAGGGACATGCTACGGGGACAGAATGCAAAATTGCCTTTGCTAAAGCTGGGGAAGAGCGGGTGGTGTTGACTTTCCTAAATGAAGTAGAAGTCAGCGAACAGATTCAAGCTTTATCGCAATTAATCGGACAGGTTGCGCCAACAAATATTAATCAAATTGATTTGCTCAAACAGTTACAAACTAAAACCCTTGCGGTGATTGAGCAGGAGGGAGGTAAAAGCAAATCTAAACGAGCCAAAGATGCTGATGCTCTAAATCTTTTGATTGAGGGTTTTATCAATAACCGCGATCGCATTAGCTCCGTTGCTAATTCCACCTATTCAATGGAACAGTTTGGTTTTGACAATCTCAAAAAAGCTGCTGATTATGCTAGAAGGGGAGCCAATAGTGCGGTTCTCAAGCGGGTGGAATATTATTGCCATCATCCACTTTTGCAAGATGGTAATGTGATTATCGACACCCCTGGAATTGATGCGCCTGTAAAGAAAGATGCTGCTTTGACTTTTCAGAAAATCGAGAATCCTGACACTTCCGCAGTTATTTTTGTTCTCAAAACTGCTTCAACGGGAGAACTTACTTCTGAAGAGACAGAACTTAGCGAAAAGATTCAAAGCAATGCAGGAATTCGCGATCGCGTATTTTATGTCTTCAATCGCATCGATGAGACTTGGATGAATAGTCAATTGCTGCAACGTCTCAATCAAACAATTTCCAGCCAGTTTCGCAATAGTTCGAGAATCTATAAAACTAGTGGGTTGCTAGGCTTTTATGGCAGTCAAATTAAAAACACAAGTCTCAGCGATCGCTTTGGTCTCGATACTATCTTTGCCGAAAGCGTCAAGGCTATGGGTGGTGAAGAAGATACACCGCAATTTGTGAATGAGTTCAATAGCTACTGTTTAGTTTCTGGCAAACTCGATACTGAGAAATTCCCAATTCCCTACAGTGTTTTACAAACTAGCGCCAAGAATGAAAAGTATGTTCGTTTGCTGGGTAGTTTGGGAACAGGGCTAATCGATCAACTGATTAAGGATAGCGGCATTGAGGAATTTCGCAACGCGATTACGCATTACCTCACCAATGAGAAGCGTCCCCTACTATTCGCCGATCTTGCCGATGACTTACAGCCTATTTGCATTGCCCTGCGTCAGTCCTATCTAGATTCATGGCATAAGCTCGAAAGTCAACCCCGCGACATTGCCGCGATTAAGTTGCAGGAGTTGCAAAAGCTGGGGCATGACCTCAAACAAATTGGCGATCGCCTACGGGAGCATATTGCCCAAGAGCTAAATGATGCGGTGGCAAGCAATAAAAATCAAAGTTTGGAGGCAGACTATCGCAGACTCAAAGAGAGTATGGTGCGGCGTTTGGATGAGTTGATTGGCTATTTCTCTGTTGCCGAAGTACATCAACGCGCCCAAGCCAGTCACCGACGCAATTCCGTTGTGCCTGTGATGGGGATTTTGGCAGAAGGTTTCTACTATTTAGCCAATGAGCTAGAAGATGTATTGGTGGAGAATTCACAAAGGATTGTGGAAAATTTCTTCCAGAATTTGATTGAGTCCATCAAGAAGACAGAATATTATCGGGAACTCTATCGACTATTGGGTAACGATGGTGGTATCGAATCACGTCTCGAAAAGCTTGCGATTACGGCATCTGATGCTTTGGTCAATGAGGCGAGGACAGAATGCGATCGCTATGTGCGTGAACGTCCAGAGTTTTATGCAGAAGGAACCAACTCCATCTATCAGTTACGTCAAACCTTGCAACAAGCCTGTCGTGGCTATGACTATCAGAGCATGATCGAGGCTGAGCCAGCGATTCGGCAGTTGTTAAAGCTTGATTTTGAACTAAAGGTTAAAGACACGATTATTCGTACTTTTCGTCAGTCGATAAATCAAACTTTGAGTACACATTTGCTAGCAAGTGTGGAGAAACAATCGGATGCAATTTTGCAACAATATGATCATGCCCGTGATTATTTGGCGCAAACTTTGGAGCGAGAAGCTCAAATCAAACTCGACAAAAATCGCAGTTTACAAATTGCTGTAGAGAAAAATATTGCTATTTATAATGAGGCAGTTTCTGGCATCAATCAATGTTTAGAGGCATTAGATTTATCGCGCAAGAATTTACCAATTATCAGCGAATCAGATTTGCTAATTCCAACAGTTATTACTGATGTAATTGATGCCGAATCTTTTATCGTTGATGAAGTTAGTGACTCAGAAGTATAA